CACCAGTTTTCTCTTTTTCTGCTTCAACACTCTCTGTGTCGGGATATTTTCCCGGCCATAGCGGGTTATTATCGACATCTACAATCGGGTATTCACGATACATAGCATTGAGGGAATTCATCTCACCAGCTTCTATCTTTCGCTGTAGTCGCTTCAGTACCGAATCCTCATGGAGCAGGTTCCCAACAGCGATGATACGTGTGCGCCTACTACCGGCTGGTATCATCTCCCCTGTGAGCCAATCGAATGTCTTGTTTCGTCCCTCACGTGTCTTTACTGAATTAATGTCTTCAATGTCATCAAGGATGATCAGGTCTGGTCGATGTTCACCGTGACGCATACCACGGATGCTCTGCTCGACTGATGTGATCATGATCTTCACGTTGAGCCGTTTGATAATGAGTGCAGTAGCATTCCCAAGACTGTTCCGTTCTTCTTCAAACGGCCCAAGGTCTCGCTTGAGGAGTTCGTTGTGCAGAAGTTCGTTTTTTATGTTTGTGAGATATGCCCGCGCCTTTTGTTCGGTTTGCCCTGCAATGACGATGAATTTACGCTGTTGAACGCCTAAAATCGCCCACAGCACGTATGCAGTGGTGATAATGGTGGATTTAGCTGATCCTCGAAACGCAACGATCACCGCAAGCTTCACGCTTTCATCTTGTAGGATGCGGAAGAGGTCAACATGGAAGGGTGCAACCTCATACTCAATGTATTTGTGAAAGTAGATCGGAAAAAAGTGTTCGAAGCTTTTTTGCACGAGGTTTCGACGAAGCGAATGGTCGGAGAGTACTTTATCGAAAAAGTCTTCGACACTACTTTTCTTTTTTCTTGCCATAGTGATTTACGGACGAGAGCCGAAGCGCCTCTTTTATGAGACGCTTTTGCTCTTTCGTTAATGGTTCATCAGTCGATACCTTTCCTGAAATCTCAAGCTTGTTGCTGTACCGAGAATTGTGCGTGGTCAAATACAAGCGAATTGCTTTAAACTCTCGATCACCAATAAGAGAAAACAGTTGATTCTCCGCAACATCAGACATAAACGTTCGACCCTCAACAAGCGCATCTTCGACCTGTTTTTTGAAACGCTTGTTGCTATTGATCCAGCGATACACAGTGGCTCGACCAACACCCACTTTCTGACATGCTGTCTCGATGGTTGGGGTACGTTTAAGTTGCTCAAGAAACGCTTCCTTGAGTTTCTTTTGCCGAGCGTGAATAGTGTCACGCCTGCTCATACGGTTTTGCTTTAATGCTGGTAAGTTTCTCGAAGCGGGCAATGATAGTCGCACAGTACTCAGGGTCGAGTTCAATACCTACACACTTTCGCTTAGTCTGCTCGCAAGCGAGTAGTGTCGTTCCAGAGCCAAGAAAGCTATCGAAAACAACATCACCGACTCGAGTGCTGTTCAGAATCAGACGACGAATCAAATCAAGCGGTTTTGTGGTCGGATGCATCTTGCTTTGGTTTGGCTTTGGACACACGAGCACACTCTTATCTTTGGATTTCACAAACTCATGTGTGCCGTACCAGCCATACACAATCAGTTCATGTTGTGGTGCGTAATCAAGCCGACCTACAACTGCATGCGTCTTCACCCAGATAAGTAACTGGGCAAACTTCACATCTAGTTCATTCATCGCTTCTCGCAGCGCAAACACCATCTTGTCTGCGTTGAAGATATAGAGACCATTCTTTCGTTCTAGATGTGATAACACAGGAGCAAGCCATGCTTTGGTGAATTCGCGATATTCATCGTCACTTTGGATATGGTCGTTGGTAATTACTTTGTCTTTAGCGAGAGTCTGGAAGTTACGTTTACTCTCCGTTACTGCCACTCCATACGGAGGATCACTTATAACCGCTTTGATC
Above is a window of Candidatus Nomurabacteria bacterium DNA encoding:
- the terL gene encoding phage terminase large subunit, which encodes MARKKKSSVEDFFDKVLSDHSLRRNLVQKSFEHFFPIYFHKYIEYEVAPFHVDLFRILQDESVKLAVIVAFRGSAKSTIITTAYVLWAILGVQQRKFIVIAGQTEQKARAYLTNIKNELLHNELLKRDLGPFEEERNSLGNATALIIKRLNVKIMITSVEQSIRGMRHGEHRPDLIILDDIEDINSVKTREGRNKTFDWLTGEMIPAGSRRTRIIAVGNLLHEDSVLKRLQRKIEAGEMNSLNAMYREYPIVDVDNNPLWPGKYPDTESVEAEKEKTGDEVSWYREYMLKIISTAEQVVQPQWIQTYSSLPSQGLHQIAIGVDLAISEKSSADCTAMVVGYVYGYGKNMKIYIQPNPTNAQLTFPEQVEHIKALHAVHKDKCYRVKLYIEDVGYQRALVQVLDTNRYDVVGVPTGRADKGARLRLTTSFIKEGRILFPDVGCEELIEQMVGFGKETHDDLADAFAIVVLRILEDSPRVATAGIGRPDAI
- a CDS encoding site-specific DNA-methyltransferase, coding for MSQLQNSIKHGDIFVLGEHVLACGDARNAELVAKIIGDKKIKAVISDPPYGVAVTESKRNFQTLAKDKVITNDHIQSDDEYREFTKAWLAPVLSHLERKNGLYIFNADKMVFALREAMNELDVKFAQLLIWVKTHAVVGRLDYAPQHELIVYGWYGTHEFVKSKDKSVLVCPKPNQSKMHPTTKPLDLIRRLILNSTRVGDVVFDSFLGSGTTLLACEQTKRKCVGIELDPEYCATIIARFEKLTSIKAKPYEQA